A stretch of the Agromyces larvae genome encodes the following:
- a CDS encoding PH domain-containing protein has product MTGEPGAARTSTGLADGEWHRLHPASPLLRGGLAFLAVLGIVIANLRERLAEFLIPVFSPDADDAFDTGFGDWRNDWANDPIGGIVSHGWLGWALLGLAVVLVAIIAGFWLSWRFHSFRITDEAVEVRSGILFRSHRSARLDRIQGINVTRPFFARLFGAAKLDVSVAGQSGNVQLAYLGSTLADGLRADILRLSSGARAARAAAAGAPGTAVGADATTDAAALAGGDASTRSRTADLLTRRVDEFLAPELDPDLAPPESVVHLPIGRVIGSTLLSGWTVWLLALIGLIVAGTINGWFWIWFSVVPGVIGLASYAWSQITKSLRYSIAGTPDGVRIGHGLLSTANRTIPPGRVHAIEAKQWILWRPFGWWSVRVNLAGQSISANAESQTRTIVLPVGTADDVRRVLGLMLPGEPGALDALVPAGLTGRGDAGGFEPAPRRAAWLHPFSWRRIGWAEREGVAALRHGVLSRSLVLVPLARLQSVAVSTGPLRRMLRLATIRLHTVMGPITPRVPVLDAAAAERAWAHLAGEAIVRAAGDTSHHWGVTAPIPQGGSADA; this is encoded by the coding sequence GTGACCGGCGAGCCCGGCGCAGCACGCACGTCGACCGGCCTCGCCGACGGCGAGTGGCACCGGCTGCACCCCGCGAGCCCGCTGCTGCGCGGCGGACTCGCGTTCCTCGCGGTGCTCGGCATCGTGATCGCCAACCTCCGCGAGCGGCTCGCCGAATTCCTCATCCCGGTGTTCTCGCCCGACGCCGATGACGCATTCGACACCGGCTTCGGCGACTGGCGCAACGACTGGGCGAACGACCCGATCGGCGGCATCGTCTCGCACGGGTGGCTCGGCTGGGCGCTGCTGGGGCTCGCGGTGGTGCTGGTCGCCATCATCGCCGGGTTCTGGCTGTCGTGGCGGTTCCATTCGTTCCGCATCACCGACGAGGCGGTCGAGGTGCGCAGCGGCATCCTGTTCCGGTCGCATCGCAGCGCGAGGCTCGACCGCATCCAGGGCATCAACGTGACCCGGCCGTTCTTCGCGCGCCTGTTCGGCGCGGCGAAGCTCGACGTGTCGGTCGCGGGGCAGTCGGGCAACGTGCAGCTCGCCTACCTCGGCTCGACCCTCGCCGACGGCCTGCGCGCCGACATCCTGCGGCTCTCGTCGGGCGCGCGCGCGGCGCGGGCGGCGGCAGCGGGCGCGCCCGGCACGGCGGTCGGTGCGGATGCCACGACGGATGCCGCGGCCCTCGCGGGCGGCGACGCATCCACCCGCTCGCGCACGGCCGACCTGCTCACCCGCCGCGTCGACGAGTTCCTCGCCCCCGAGCTCGACCCCGACCTCGCCCCGCCCGAGTCGGTCGTGCACCTGCCGATCGGCCGGGTGATCGGCTCGACCCTGCTGAGCGGCTGGACGGTCTGGCTGCTCGCGCTGATCGGGCTCATCGTCGCGGGGACGATCAACGGCTGGTTCTGGATCTGGTTCTCGGTCGTGCCGGGCGTGATCGGCCTCGCCAGCTACGCGTGGTCGCAGATCACGAAGTCGCTGCGGTACTCGATCGCGGGCACGCCCGACGGCGTGCGCATCGGGCACGGGCTGTTGTCGACCGCGAACCGCACGATCCCGCCGGGGCGGGTGCACGCGATCGAGGCGAAGCAGTGGATCCTCTGGCGGCCGTTCGGCTGGTGGAGCGTGCGGGTCAACCTCGCCGGCCAGTCGATCAGCGCGAACGCCGAGTCGCAGACCCGCACCATCGTGCTGCCGGTCGGCACCGCCGACGACGTGCGCCGGGTGCTGGGGCTGATGCTGCCGGGCGAGCCGGGGGCGCTCGATGCGCTCGTGCCCGCGGGGCTCACCGGGCGGGGCGACGCCGGCGGCTTCGAACCCGCGCCCCGCCGGGCCGCGTGGTTGCACCCGTTCTCGTGGCGACGCATCGGCTGGGCCGAGCGCGAGGGCGTCGCGGCACTGCGCCACGGGGTGCTCTCGCGCAGCCTCGTGCTGGTGCCGCTCGCCCGGCTGCAGTCGGTCGCGGTGAGCACCGGCCCGCTGCGACGGATGCTGCGCCTCGCGACGATCCGGCTGCACACCGTGATGGGGCCGATCACCCCGAGGGTGCCCGTGCTCGATGCGGCGGCGGCCGAGCGGGCGTGGGCGCACCTCGCCGGCGAGGCGATCGTGCGCGCGGCCGGCGACACCTCGCACCACTGGGGCGTGACGGCGCCGATCCCGCAGGGCGGGTCCGCCGATGCCTGA